A window of Periplaneta americana isolate PAMFEO1 chromosome 7, P.americana_PAMFEO1_priV1, whole genome shotgun sequence contains these coding sequences:
- the LOC138703764 gene encoding nucleolar protein 11-like isoform X2: MARLCAYYSLCPLIDQKSLLGVAEDSTSDCVIVTLGRNIVIRYKLLNQKQISSWSSKEKLSSPVIYDELGNQYIAVFNRNQLRIWSESEDNLDKIKKFKFQQHIHCVLSQLSGREPLIIFSNGATCLLSAALESRKIEIDRNSVLSANEVIEDCQLVTYETSTYITFFTRNSLSAYFHVVPVSRDVSSVKVKVERENFQLMGQTTIQQDSSYNLLTLWSDGKLFSLTFLPEVDSKLPGTLVNIVRAVSTKHPVAMTDLSASHVAIYGADPSEEGASLIIYNVQFGVVQSRHHLKLFASPPRLWCTGTNLLITTAHNLVVVPYQLETQRLSSLIGAHCSNVSQSEKDYDLQEMCQMDVNWITNGSAEQAQSETEQMPDTLKQQLQTLQDNGYPQSMMVQKLLPDLLETKSVTELHWCIKYFTDIPENSLVQMLQFCLDNGVDNSERGPYSELLIAILHTTFNDVCLLPYLRAIPFSQAMTLLQYLCDEFDTDGSNVELSNVIDWTSLLLDAHYQRFVLSGDPQVQTLLCKLRELVHSQMTHVSELKKLQPLLQQFKQGELPIRKPQFVNKLYSIELLRLY; the protein is encoded by the exons ATGGCGAGATTGTGTGCTTATTACAGTCTCTGCCCACTAATAGATCAAAAAAGTTTGTTAGGCGTAGCAGAGGACTCTACAAGTGATTGTGTTATTGTTACACTTGGAAGAAATATAGTTATAAGATATAAG TTGTTGAACCAAAAACAAATTAGTAGCTGGAGCAGTAAAGAGAAGCTGTCATCTCCGGTCATATATGATGAACTAGGGAATCAGTATATTGCTGTGTTCAATAGAAACCAATTGAGAATATGGAGTGAAAGTGAAGACAATCTagataaaattaagaaattcaaG TTTCAACAGCATATCCACTGTGTGCTGTCTCAGTTGAGTGGTCGTGAACCATTAATTATATTCAGTAATGGAGCAACTTGTTTActgagtgctgcattggagtccCGGAAAATTGAGATTGACCGTAACTCAGTGTTAAGTGCCAATGAAGTAATAGAAGATTGTCAACTAGTGACATATGAAACAAGTACATATATCACATTCTTCACTCGAAATTCTTTG TCCGCTTACTTTCATGTGGTTCCAGTGTCAAGAGATGTTTCATCCGTGAAAGTGAAAGTAGAACGTGAGAATTTTCAGTTGATGGGACAGACCACAATACAGCAAGATAGTTCTTATAATCTTCTTACATTGT GGTCTGACGGCAAGTTATTCTCTCTAACATTTCTTCCTGAAGTAGACAGCAAGTTGCCTGGAACGCTAGTGAACATAGTGAGAGCAGTTAGCACAAAACATCCTGTTGCTATGACTGATCTGAGTGCCAGTCATGTGGCAATATACGGTGCAGATCCTAGTGAAGAAG GTGCGTCACTCATTATTTATAATGTACAGTTTGGAGTGGTGCAGTCTCGACACCatttgaagttatttgcttcACCACCACGGTTGTGGTGCACTGGAACCAATCTCTTGATCACAACAGCACATAATCTAGTGGTAGTGCCATATCAGCTTGAAACCCAACGTTTGTCGTCGTTGATTGGTGCACACTGTAGTAATGTGTCCCAGTCAGAAAAGGACTATGATCTGCAAGAAATGTGTCAAATGGATGTGAATTGGATAACTAATGGTTCTGCTGAACAGGCACAGTCTGAGACAGAACAGATGCCAGATACGCTTAAACAGCAATTGCAGACACTTCAAGACAATGGGTATCCACAGTCCAT GATGGTGCAGAAGTTGCTTCCAGATCTGCTGGAAACCAAATCTGTAACAGAGCTGCACTGGTGTATAAAGTATTTCACAGATATACCTGAGAACTCGCTGGTTCAGATGCTTCAGTTTTGTTTGGATAATGGTGTTGATAACAGTGAGAGAGGACCATATTCTGAGTTACTTATTGCTATACTTCACACAACATTCAATGACGTCTGTTTACTACCGTACTTGCGTGCCATACCATTCTCTCAGGCTATGACTCTTCTGCAATATTTATGTGACGAATTTGACACGGATGGTTCCAATGTGGAGCTGAGTAACGTGATAGACTGGACTAGTCTATTATTAGATGCACATTATCAGCGCTTTGTTCTGTCTGGGGACCCACAAGTTCAGACATTACTATGTAAACTTCGTGAACTTGTTCATAGCcag ATGACTCATGTAAGTGAACTGAAGAAGTTGCAACCTCTCCTGCAGCAATTTAAACAGGGAGAACTTCCCATTAGAAAGCCTCAGTTCGTCAACAAACTGTATTCGATAGAACTGTTGAGACTCTACTGA
- the LOC138703764 gene encoding nucleolar protein 11-like isoform X3: MRFTALLNQKQISSWSSKEKLSSPVIYDELGNQYIAVFNRNQLRIWSESEDNLDKIKKFKFQQHIHCVLSQLSGREPLIIFSNGATCLLSAALESRKIEIDRNSVLSANEVIEDCQLVTYETSTYITFFTRNSLKSAYFHVVPVSRDVSSVKVKVERENFQLMGQTTIQQDSSYNLLTLWSDGKLFSLTFLPEVDSKLPGTLVNIVRAVSTKHPVAMTDLSASHVAIYGADPSEEGASLIIYNVQFGVVQSRHHLKLFASPPRLWCTGTNLLITTAHNLVVVPYQLETQRLSSLIGAHCSNVSQSEKDYDLQEMCQMDVNWITNGSAEQAQSETEQMPDTLKQQLQTLQDNGYPQSMMVQKLLPDLLETKSVTELHWCIKYFTDIPENSLVQMLQFCLDNGVDNSERGPYSELLIAILHTTFNDVCLLPYLRAIPFSQAMTLLQYLCDEFDTDGSNVELSNVIDWTSLLLDAHYQRFVLSGDPQVQTLLCKLRELVHSQMTHVSELKKLQPLLQQFKQGELPIRKPQFVNKLYSIELLRLY, from the exons ATGAGATTTACAGCA TTGTTGAACCAAAAACAAATTAGTAGCTGGAGCAGTAAAGAGAAGCTGTCATCTCCGGTCATATATGATGAACTAGGGAATCAGTATATTGCTGTGTTCAATAGAAACCAATTGAGAATATGGAGTGAAAGTGAAGACAATCTagataaaattaagaaattcaaG TTTCAACAGCATATCCACTGTGTGCTGTCTCAGTTGAGTGGTCGTGAACCATTAATTATATTCAGTAATGGAGCAACTTGTTTActgagtgctgcattggagtccCGGAAAATTGAGATTGACCGTAACTCAGTGTTAAGTGCCAATGAAGTAATAGAAGATTGTCAACTAGTGACATATGAAACAAGTACATATATCACATTCTTCACTCGAAATTCTTTG AAGTCCGCTTACTTTCATGTGGTTCCAGTGTCAAGAGATGTTTCATCCGTGAAAGTGAAAGTAGAACGTGAGAATTTTCAGTTGATGGGACAGACCACAATACAGCAAGATAGTTCTTATAATCTTCTTACATTGT GGTCTGACGGCAAGTTATTCTCTCTAACATTTCTTCCTGAAGTAGACAGCAAGTTGCCTGGAACGCTAGTGAACATAGTGAGAGCAGTTAGCACAAAACATCCTGTTGCTATGACTGATCTGAGTGCCAGTCATGTGGCAATATACGGTGCAGATCCTAGTGAAGAAG GTGCGTCACTCATTATTTATAATGTACAGTTTGGAGTGGTGCAGTCTCGACACCatttgaagttatttgcttcACCACCACGGTTGTGGTGCACTGGAACCAATCTCTTGATCACAACAGCACATAATCTAGTGGTAGTGCCATATCAGCTTGAAACCCAACGTTTGTCGTCGTTGATTGGTGCACACTGTAGTAATGTGTCCCAGTCAGAAAAGGACTATGATCTGCAAGAAATGTGTCAAATGGATGTGAATTGGATAACTAATGGTTCTGCTGAACAGGCACAGTCTGAGACAGAACAGATGCCAGATACGCTTAAACAGCAATTGCAGACACTTCAAGACAATGGGTATCCACAGTCCAT GATGGTGCAGAAGTTGCTTCCAGATCTGCTGGAAACCAAATCTGTAACAGAGCTGCACTGGTGTATAAAGTATTTCACAGATATACCTGAGAACTCGCTGGTTCAGATGCTTCAGTTTTGTTTGGATAATGGTGTTGATAACAGTGAGAGAGGACCATATTCTGAGTTACTTATTGCTATACTTCACACAACATTCAATGACGTCTGTTTACTACCGTACTTGCGTGCCATACCATTCTCTCAGGCTATGACTCTTCTGCAATATTTATGTGACGAATTTGACACGGATGGTTCCAATGTGGAGCTGAGTAACGTGATAGACTGGACTAGTCTATTATTAGATGCACATTATCAGCGCTTTGTTCTGTCTGGGGACCCACAAGTTCAGACATTACTATGTAAACTTCGTGAACTTGTTCATAGCcag ATGACTCATGTAAGTGAACTGAAGAAGTTGCAACCTCTCCTGCAGCAATTTAAACAGGGAGAACTTCCCATTAGAAAGCCTCAGTTCGTCAACAAACTGTATTCGATAGAACTGTTGAGACTCTACTGA
- the LOC138703764 gene encoding nucleolar protein 11-like isoform X1 translates to MARLCAYYSLCPLIDQKSLLGVAEDSTSDCVIVTLGRNIVIRYKLLNQKQISSWSSKEKLSSPVIYDELGNQYIAVFNRNQLRIWSESEDNLDKIKKFKFQQHIHCVLSQLSGREPLIIFSNGATCLLSAALESRKIEIDRNSVLSANEVIEDCQLVTYETSTYITFFTRNSLKSAYFHVVPVSRDVSSVKVKVERENFQLMGQTTIQQDSSYNLLTLWSDGKLFSLTFLPEVDSKLPGTLVNIVRAVSTKHPVAMTDLSASHVAIYGADPSEEGASLIIYNVQFGVVQSRHHLKLFASPPRLWCTGTNLLITTAHNLVVVPYQLETQRLSSLIGAHCSNVSQSEKDYDLQEMCQMDVNWITNGSAEQAQSETEQMPDTLKQQLQTLQDNGYPQSMMVQKLLPDLLETKSVTELHWCIKYFTDIPENSLVQMLQFCLDNGVDNSERGPYSELLIAILHTTFNDVCLLPYLRAIPFSQAMTLLQYLCDEFDTDGSNVELSNVIDWTSLLLDAHYQRFVLSGDPQVQTLLCKLRELVHSQMTHVSELKKLQPLLQQFKQGELPIRKPQFVNKLYSIELLRLY, encoded by the exons ATGGCGAGATTGTGTGCTTATTACAGTCTCTGCCCACTAATAGATCAAAAAAGTTTGTTAGGCGTAGCAGAGGACTCTACAAGTGATTGTGTTATTGTTACACTTGGAAGAAATATAGTTATAAGATATAAG TTGTTGAACCAAAAACAAATTAGTAGCTGGAGCAGTAAAGAGAAGCTGTCATCTCCGGTCATATATGATGAACTAGGGAATCAGTATATTGCTGTGTTCAATAGAAACCAATTGAGAATATGGAGTGAAAGTGAAGACAATCTagataaaattaagaaattcaaG TTTCAACAGCATATCCACTGTGTGCTGTCTCAGTTGAGTGGTCGTGAACCATTAATTATATTCAGTAATGGAGCAACTTGTTTActgagtgctgcattggagtccCGGAAAATTGAGATTGACCGTAACTCAGTGTTAAGTGCCAATGAAGTAATAGAAGATTGTCAACTAGTGACATATGAAACAAGTACATATATCACATTCTTCACTCGAAATTCTTTG AAGTCCGCTTACTTTCATGTGGTTCCAGTGTCAAGAGATGTTTCATCCGTGAAAGTGAAAGTAGAACGTGAGAATTTTCAGTTGATGGGACAGACCACAATACAGCAAGATAGTTCTTATAATCTTCTTACATTGT GGTCTGACGGCAAGTTATTCTCTCTAACATTTCTTCCTGAAGTAGACAGCAAGTTGCCTGGAACGCTAGTGAACATAGTGAGAGCAGTTAGCACAAAACATCCTGTTGCTATGACTGATCTGAGTGCCAGTCATGTGGCAATATACGGTGCAGATCCTAGTGAAGAAG GTGCGTCACTCATTATTTATAATGTACAGTTTGGAGTGGTGCAGTCTCGACACCatttgaagttatttgcttcACCACCACGGTTGTGGTGCACTGGAACCAATCTCTTGATCACAACAGCACATAATCTAGTGGTAGTGCCATATCAGCTTGAAACCCAACGTTTGTCGTCGTTGATTGGTGCACACTGTAGTAATGTGTCCCAGTCAGAAAAGGACTATGATCTGCAAGAAATGTGTCAAATGGATGTGAATTGGATAACTAATGGTTCTGCTGAACAGGCACAGTCTGAGACAGAACAGATGCCAGATACGCTTAAACAGCAATTGCAGACACTTCAAGACAATGGGTATCCACAGTCCAT GATGGTGCAGAAGTTGCTTCCAGATCTGCTGGAAACCAAATCTGTAACAGAGCTGCACTGGTGTATAAAGTATTTCACAGATATACCTGAGAACTCGCTGGTTCAGATGCTTCAGTTTTGTTTGGATAATGGTGTTGATAACAGTGAGAGAGGACCATATTCTGAGTTACTTATTGCTATACTTCACACAACATTCAATGACGTCTGTTTACTACCGTACTTGCGTGCCATACCATTCTCTCAGGCTATGACTCTTCTGCAATATTTATGTGACGAATTTGACACGGATGGTTCCAATGTGGAGCTGAGTAACGTGATAGACTGGACTAGTCTATTATTAGATGCACATTATCAGCGCTTTGTTCTGTCTGGGGACCCACAAGTTCAGACATTACTATGTAAACTTCGTGAACTTGTTCATAGCcag ATGACTCATGTAAGTGAACTGAAGAAGTTGCAACCTCTCCTGCAGCAATTTAAACAGGGAGAACTTCCCATTAGAAAGCCTCAGTTCGTCAACAAACTGTATTCGATAGAACTGTTGAGACTCTACTGA